The DNA region TTCCATGATGGTTTTAACCGTAGCCCCTTGAATGAGCAATGCTTCGGCGTTTAGTCCGCTTTCTTTTAGGGCGGCACTGTACTGCTGGATTTTTTTATGTTCGTCCCACAATTCATTGGCCCTTAAATCGCGTTCATGCTGTGGGCCGACTTCATAACCCACAAAGTCTGGATTGGGAGCAGCAATATGGAGCACCCATATTTTAGATTGGAATTTTTCGGCCAATTCGGTGGCTTTGTCGAGCAGAATTTGTTCGTTTCCGTCAAAATCTATGGTGACCAGAATGTTTTTCATTTTAATTAAAATTAAACCACTATTAAGTTACAAAATTTTAAGGATTTTGGAGTGAACGATTCAGCAGTTTTTGTATTTGTCGTGCAAGCCAACACCATTTAAAATCATGGGTGTTATTTTGATGATGCGACTTTGTTTGGTAGCATCGCGTTTGGCCGATTCGATGTGTTCACAATATTCGCGCTGTTTGCCAGGCGTTAAGTTTTTAAATGCTGTTTTTAGTTCGCCATTTGCGTTTAATGCTTGTTGCAGTTCCCTCGGAACAACGGTTTTCTTTTTACTTCGGTTGGGTTTCAGTTCTTTGCCCAACTTTTGATTGTCTATCGCTTCCTTAACATAGGCCAATACCATGTTTTTGTCAATATTGTCTATTGATTCAAAGCGCATTTGCCTCAAGGCTTTGGTTTTGTTTTCTTGGGCATTGACCAAAACATTGTGCGCATCCTTCAAAAATACCCCGTTAAAAAACCAAATACCGAAATGGTTTTTAAAAGCGCCCAAACCCAAAACATTTTTGCCGTTTACGGTATAAACGGGCGCTCCCCATTTTATGGTTTCTTCAACGTCTGTGGTGGTAATAATATCCCTTAAAAG from Tamlana crocina includes:
- a CDS encoding universal stress protein codes for the protein MKNILVTIDFDGNEQILLDKATELAEKFQSKIWVLHIAAPNPDFVGYEVGPQHERDLRANELWDEHKKIQQYSAALKESGLNAEALLIQGATVKTIMEKANSLNINLIIAGYNDHSFLYNAIIGSVSKQIIQESKIPVLIVPLS
- a CDS encoding YdeI/OmpD-associated family protein; translated protein: MEKTSAVEEYIEKHSKYSESLTLLRDIITTTDVEETIKWGAPVYTVNGKNVLGLGAFKNHFGIWFFNGVFLKDAHNVLVNAQENKTKALRQMRFESIDNIDKNMVLAYVKEAIDNQKLGKELKPNRSKKKTVVPRELQQALNANGELKTAFKNLTPGKQREYCEHIESAKRDATKQSRIIKITPMILNGVGLHDKYKNC